The following proteins come from a genomic window of Opitutaceae bacterium:
- a CDS encoding ATP-binding protein translates to MNKLLARQLRKHLPGVDLDAEPLRSFLAAVDMAYQELQQDCDHIERTLELTSNELTEANERLRREAEQNLRQLNETYRQTLELQEGMILCFRREGPGFVHTLCRGQLATRLGWTPQRAEGKSAETILPENGRAPLLHAYARAWEGESCAVEFASGAISLLACLRPRVSEGKVEEVIVSAIEITTLKQFEQELRLAKDRAERADRAKSEFLAVMSHEIRTPLNAILGFTELLVESEVDEQRRLWLQTVASSGESLRALIEDILDFSKIEAGMVEIHKQRVVILDLVRNVKSMFLGRAIAKGIQFITEVAPDVPGECSADANRLKQILINLVGNAVKFTSNGLVRVRVDSAGPGAHPSTTLLRFSVEDTGIGIQPDHHERIFKPFSQADSSTTRVYGGTGLGLVISQRLVRLMGGEIHFTSEAGVGTTFVFTIEVDRAAPAPAPRDKTFTVAPYGLHVLVVEDRIANQQLMREILNRFGCNSEFADNGRQAVDSAAKRKYDIIIMDLQMPEMDGFDATRLIRAQPGPSRDARIVALTASTLSEQHSRCREVGMDAVLTKPLRFEALKAELALAVGNSGL, encoded by the coding sequence ATGAACAAGCTCCTCGCACGTCAGCTCAGGAAGCACCTGCCTGGCGTCGATCTCGACGCAGAACCGTTGCGTTCGTTTCTCGCGGCGGTCGACATGGCGTATCAGGAGCTTCAACAGGACTGCGACCACATCGAACGCACGCTGGAGCTTACGTCGAATGAGCTCACGGAGGCAAACGAGCGACTCCGGCGCGAAGCCGAGCAGAATCTCCGGCAGCTCAACGAGACCTATCGGCAGACGCTTGAACTCCAGGAGGGTATGATCCTCTGTTTCCGGCGCGAAGGCCCCGGTTTCGTTCACACCTTGTGTCGAGGCCAACTCGCGACGCGACTCGGCTGGACCCCGCAGCGCGCGGAGGGAAAGTCCGCAGAGACCATCCTTCCTGAGAATGGACGTGCCCCCTTGTTGCACGCCTATGCCCGCGCTTGGGAAGGGGAATCCTGTGCCGTGGAGTTCGCCTCCGGGGCCATTTCGCTTCTTGCGTGCCTGCGCCCACGGGTGTCGGAGGGAAAGGTCGAGGAGGTGATTGTATCGGCAATCGAGATCACCACGTTGAAGCAATTCGAGCAGGAATTGAGGCTGGCAAAGGACCGTGCTGAAAGGGCCGATCGGGCGAAGAGCGAGTTTCTTGCAGTGATGAGTCATGAAATTCGCACACCGCTGAATGCCATACTCGGCTTCACCGAACTGCTTGTGGAGTCGGAGGTCGATGAACAGCGAAGGCTGTGGCTGCAGACGGTCGCCTCGAGCGGTGAATCGCTCCGTGCGCTGATCGAGGACATCCTGGATTTCTCGAAGATCGAGGCCGGGATGGTGGAGATACACAAGCAGCGCGTCGTCATCCTGGACCTCGTGAGGAATGTGAAGTCGATGTTCCTCGGTCGGGCGATTGCCAAGGGCATCCAGTTTATAACGGAGGTTGCTCCTGATGTGCCGGGTGAGTGCTCGGCAGACGCCAATCGCCTCAAGCAGATCCTCATTAATCTGGTCGGAAACGCCGTGAAGTTTACGTCGAACGGACTTGTCCGCGTCCGTGTCGATTCCGCCGGCCCGGGCGCACACCCGTCAACAACGCTTCTGCGTTTCTCGGTCGAAGACACGGGCATCGGAATCCAGCCCGACCACCATGAGCGCATCTTCAAGCCGTTCTCGCAGGCCGACTCGTCGACGACCCGGGTCTACGGCGGGACGGGCCTGGGCCTTGTTATCTCGCAGAGACTCGTCCGGCTGATGGGAGGTGAGATTCACTTCACCAGCGAGGCAGGTGTCGGCACGACTTTTGTCTTCACAATCGAGGTGGATCGCGCGGCGCCAGCGCCAGCGCCGAGAGACAAGACTTTTACGGTCGCCCCCTATGGTCTCCACGTACTGGTGGTGGAAGACCGGATCGCGAATCAACAATTGATGCGGGAGATTCTCAATCGGTTTGGCTGCAACTCGGAGTTTGCCGACAACGGCAGGCAGGCGGTCGACTCGGCCGCGAAGCGAAAGTATGACATCATCATCATGGATCTTCAGATGCCTGAGATGGACGGGTTCGATGCGACTCGCCTGATTCGCGCGCAACCCGGTCCGTCGCGGGACGCGCGGATTGTTGCACTGACGGCGAGCACGTTGAGCGAACAGCATTCGCGGTGCCGAGAGGTCGGGATGGATGCCGTGCTCACCAAGCCGCTGCGCTTCGAGGCCCTGAAGGCTGAGCTTGCGCTGGCAGTGGGCAATTCGGGCCTTTAG
- the radC gene encoding DNA repair protein RadC, whose protein sequence is MEGKQAFSLREVAPSERPQERLLRLGASALSDRELVALLLRSGTRGRDVFGVAHDLLAEAGSLARLATWNCTDFQRIQGVGTVKAVQLAAVAELGRRVSAQTLAQAQPVLDRPELAAAFLRPWTDGLTVEKFWVLCLNRKNRLIHRAEITSGIATSSLAHPREVFRVAVREGAVAVICAHNHPSGDPAPSSADIAVTRQLREASRALDITLLDHVILGTPAHDPLGRGHYSFREAGLL, encoded by the coding sequence ATGGAGGGAAAACAGGCTTTTAGCCTGCGGGAGGTGGCTCCGAGTGAGCGTCCGCAGGAACGTTTGTTGCGTCTGGGTGCGTCGGCGCTCAGTGATCGTGAATTGGTCGCACTGCTGCTGCGGAGCGGCACACGTGGCCGCGATGTCTTTGGCGTTGCCCACGACCTGCTCGCAGAGGCGGGTTCACTCGCCCGCCTCGCCACCTGGAACTGCACCGATTTCCAACGTATCCAGGGCGTGGGTACCGTGAAGGCGGTCCAGCTGGCAGCCGTGGCCGAACTGGGACGGCGGGTCAGCGCGCAAACGCTTGCCCAGGCCCAGCCGGTCCTTGATCGGCCGGAACTCGCCGCCGCCTTTCTCAGGCCCTGGACCGACGGGCTCACCGTTGAGAAGTTCTGGGTCCTCTGCCTAAATAGGAAAAACCGATTGATCCACCGGGCTGAGATCACCTCGGGAATCGCGACAAGCTCCCTCGCACACCCACGCGAAGTCTTCCGCGTCGCCGTCAGGGAGGGGGCCGTGGCGGTCATCTGCGCCCACAACCACCCAAGCGGCGACCCGGCCCCTAGCAGCGCCGACATTGCTGTTACGCGCCAACTGCGGGAAGCAAGCCGTGCACTCGACATCACCTTGCTGGACCACGTCATCCTCGGCACCCCCGCCCACGATCCGCTCGGACGCGGCCACTACAGTTTTCGCGAAGCGGGACTGCTTTGA
- a CDS encoding PEP-CTERM sorting domain-containing protein (PEP-CTERM proteins occur, often in large numbers, in the proteomes of bacteria that also encode an exosortase, a predicted intramembrane cysteine proteinase. The presence of a PEP-CTERM domain at a protein's C-terminus predicts cleavage within the sorting domain, followed by covalent anchoring to some some component of the (usually Gram-negative) cell surface. Many PEP-CTERM proteins exhibit an unusual sequence composition that includes large numbers of potential glycosylation sites. Expression of one such protein has been shown restore the ability of a bacterium to form floc, a type of biofilm.), which yields MKTSLTLLTFFISLFSPAIGSAALEDFLAKHGSPVAATFEGVNGPSDKLHLVDSSLSSLKFTVLSDNTSLNGLAGKYSGHFIIGPVIQEGSFFRKAALTGEGMFKIADGEGSYLTGMIESGFLYDATVRNQRGFEISLDVSALSYCGSNPGLKQLKAAGQGSLLLPLDTSGLPSLSTLKSQVGYQSAAIGDGTFAFTAIPEPTTVAFVLGAASLGFVALRRRHVTA from the coding sequence ATGAAAACATCACTCACCCTGCTCACATTCTTTATCTCCCTTTTCTCGCCCGCAATCGGTTCTGCAGCGTTGGAAGATTTTCTCGCCAAACACGGCAGTCCAGTCGCAGCAACTTTTGAAGGCGTGAATGGGCCATCAGATAAACTTCATCTCGTCGATTCGTCACTTTCGAGTCTGAAGTTTACCGTCTTGAGTGACAATACGTCGCTGAACGGCCTAGCGGGCAAGTACTCCGGCCATTTCATAATTGGCCCGGTGATACAAGAAGGCAGTTTTTTCAGAAAAGCGGCCCTTACCGGCGAGGGCATGTTCAAGATTGCAGATGGCGAGGGTTCTTATCTCACCGGAATGATCGAAAGCGGTTTTCTCTACGATGCAACCGTCAGAAACCAACGGGGCTTCGAGATCAGCCTTGATGTCTCCGCCCTCTCCTATTGCGGCTCTAATCCAGGGTTGAAGCAGCTAAAGGCAGCGGGGCAGGGCTCGCTCCTGCTTCCTCTCGACACGTCCGGCCTGCCTTCCTTGAGCACCTTGAAATCGCAAGTGGGTTACCAGTCAGCTGCCATTGGAGACGGCACCTTCGCCTTCACAGCCATTCCAGAGCCAACCACTGTCGCATTTGTCCTAGGTGCCGCTTCGCTTGGATTCGTCGCCCTCAGACGGCGTCACGTTACCGCCTGA
- a CDS encoding exosortase/archaeosortase family protein, translating to MSDQSARSTSFGWVLPALASPLVFTAYDQSHWWSEKEDYGFGWLAPLFAAYVVRERWPSIKASLAEEAGARPAVPTMAIAWLTFLAGLTLFSIGAVYRGAAGPTFGGTLAITLGATTLLLVGVMIAASILQAPRPFRLAGYFLFPALVWLVSAPMLTVVENSLSTFLRAEITKVVFGFYDILGFSLEQRGNILILPSGQVGVEEACSGIRSLTGCLFAGSFLAATFAKNAASKAMLIAASLGFALLTNLLRSLFLTAWALAYGAQSIEGTIHDVSGYAVLGLTVVLLLLMVPMLDRREARGAVGSHA from the coding sequence ATGTCGGATCAGTCAGCACGTTCAACCTCCTTTGGCTGGGTGCTTCCCGCCTTGGCCTCGCCCTTGGTCTTCACCGCATACGACCAAAGCCATTGGTGGAGCGAGAAGGAGGACTATGGCTTCGGATGGCTGGCCCCCCTATTCGCGGCGTATGTCGTGAGAGAACGTTGGCCATCGATCAAAGCCTCATTGGCCGAAGAAGCCGGTGCCCGACCGGCCGTGCCAACGATGGCGATCGCATGGCTGACTTTCCTCGCAGGCCTCACGCTTTTTTCCATCGGAGCGGTGTACCGGGGTGCCGCAGGCCCCACCTTCGGCGGCACCCTCGCGATCACCCTTGGCGCGACCACCTTGCTGCTTGTCGGCGTCATGATTGCAGCATCGATCCTCCAGGCACCAAGACCGTTTCGCCTAGCGGGATACTTCCTCTTTCCCGCGCTCGTTTGGCTGGTATCAGCGCCCATGCTCACGGTCGTCGAGAACAGTCTCAGCACCTTTCTTCGGGCCGAAATCACCAAGGTTGTATTCGGTTTCTATGACATTCTCGGTTTCTCACTCGAGCAACGTGGGAATATCCTGATCTTGCCTTCGGGCCAGGTGGGAGTGGAGGAAGCGTGTTCGGGTATCCGGTCGCTCACAGGCTGCCTGTTTGCTGGCTCCTTCCTGGCGGCAACGTTTGCCAAGAACGCCGCCTCGAAGGCAATGCTCATCGCCGCATCACTGGGATTCGCCCTGCTTACCAACTTGCTCAGAAGCCTCTTCCTCACCGCGTGGGCGCTCGCCTATGGAGCCCAGAGTATTGAGGGCACCATTCATGACGTCTCGGGATACGCTGTGCTCGGTCTGACAGTCGTTCTGCTACTTCTGATGGTTCCCATGCTGGATCGTCGAGAGGCCAGGGGTGCGGTCGGTTCACACGCCTAA
- a CDS encoding O-antigen ligase family protein, whose amino-acid sequence MPQLNWIAAASIATWLVVVALRRRPDAKEFVDPLLVVALVLLVIVGVQAANPRAVYLENEFRWWLLELPFAEWLPSGIRTGWAQAGTLRWLGTGIACLLAYVSVRWVAASARARNLLLRLLVANGVAWACFGVVQKLSGTRLMYCYWLPDLEYFFASFAYKNHAATFLGMQLPLIAAISATDARDRAGWHFLCLVLATLVAAGLLLTGTMLGLAVVGVAVLILALVFGRRLVLERLGRGPWVFAGVVATLAAAALWLAKPEVERRVDEWTSGDARLSFEMRLTAMQAAWRMHRDRPFLGWGGGGFQYEFPPYQHAEPILVRNRHLSLAWEHVHNDWLQTLVELGWFGFACVAFGMAIIAKRTITLTVAGNWQRALPGFAVGFTALVAIVDFPAGNFAILIFCATCAGLCREPRIAGGIGSSQAQAQQSAP is encoded by the coding sequence GTGCCGCAGCTTAATTGGATAGCTGCTGCGTCTATTGCCACCTGGCTTGTCGTTGTTGCCCTGCGCCGAAGGCCCGATGCCAAGGAATTTGTCGATCCCCTCCTCGTCGTTGCGCTGGTGCTGTTGGTGATTGTCGGCGTGCAAGCCGCGAATCCGAGGGCGGTTTATCTTGAGAATGAGTTTAGGTGGTGGCTTCTCGAGCTGCCCTTTGCCGAATGGCTGCCGTCTGGAATACGTACGGGTTGGGCGCAGGCGGGCACCTTGCGCTGGCTTGGAACGGGAATCGCCTGCCTGCTCGCATATGTCTCGGTCAGGTGGGTCGCAGCCTCAGCGAGAGCGCGCAACCTACTGCTTAGGCTGCTCGTGGCCAACGGAGTGGCATGGGCATGTTTCGGCGTGGTGCAGAAACTGAGCGGTACGCGGCTCATGTACTGCTACTGGCTGCCGGATTTGGAGTATTTTTTTGCAAGCTTTGCATATAAGAACCATGCAGCCACTTTTCTCGGCATGCAGCTGCCCCTGATTGCGGCAATTTCCGCCACTGATGCGCGGGACCGGGCTGGCTGGCATTTCCTCTGCCTGGTTCTTGCAACGCTTGTCGCAGCGGGCCTGCTTCTGACAGGGACGATGCTCGGTCTCGCCGTGGTCGGCGTGGCGGTCCTGATCCTCGCGCTTGTTTTTGGGAGACGGCTTGTCCTTGAGCGCCTAGGGAGGGGACCTTGGGTGTTTGCGGGAGTCGTGGCAACCCTCGCTGCCGCCGCGCTCTGGCTCGCGAAGCCCGAAGTCGAAAGGCGCGTGGACGAGTGGACCAGCGGGGACGCGAGGCTCTCGTTCGAGATGAGGCTGACCGCAATGCAGGCGGCGTGGCGCATGCACCGCGACCGACCATTTTTGGGCTGGGGGGGGGGGGGCTTCCAGTACGAATTTCCGCCCTACCAGCATGCTGAGCCTATTTTGGTCCGCAATCGGCATCTCTCATTGGCATGGGAGCATGTCCACAACGACTGGCTCCAAACGCTGGTGGAACTCGGTTGGTTTGGATTTGCGTGTGTGGCCTTTGGCATGGCGATCATCGCAAAGCGCACAATTACCCTGACTGTCGCGGGAAACTGGCAGCGCGCGCTTCCCGGTTTTGCTGTGGGCTTCACTGCGCTTGTGGCGATTGTCGATTTCCCGGCCGGCAACTTTGCTATCCTGATCTTCTGCGCCACGTGCGCGGGTCTTTGTCGGGAGCCTAGAATTGCCGGAGGGATCGGCTCATCCCAGGCCCAAGCTCAGCAATCAGCTCCATGA
- a CDS encoding exosortase-associated EpsI family protein, with protein sequence MASVRLPVPLLVLLVASATATVAAFAIQFLPEQTGSKVTRNVPLRALFPTSAFGWQGRDLPLAQTESAVDQAEKILRFDEFIFRSYQKQGLEFSVYVAFWSPGRIAAREVAFHIPDKCWVAAGWKRQSATYDHPVAIGGHTLAPAQLRQFSAAGSVQNVLYWHIFNGNAIIYNRDGSPSDLSMLTDLARHGLNLKGEQYFIRVSSSTSFEELFKDEGFVQVMELIAELGPGMSRSLRQF encoded by the coding sequence ATGGCTTCCGTACGCCTCCCAGTACCGCTCCTGGTGCTCCTGGTGGCTAGCGCAACGGCTACCGTCGCTGCCTTTGCCATTCAATTTCTGCCCGAGCAGACGGGCTCCAAGGTGACACGCAACGTGCCCCTGAGGGCCCTGTTCCCGACTTCGGCATTTGGCTGGCAAGGCCGGGATCTGCCGCTCGCTCAGACGGAGTCCGCCGTCGACCAGGCCGAGAAGATCCTTAGATTCGACGAGTTCATTTTCAGATCGTACCAGAAGCAGGGTCTCGAGTTCTCGGTCTACGTCGCATTCTGGTCTCCAGGAAGAATCGCAGCACGCGAGGTCGCCTTCCACATTCCCGACAAATGCTGGGTGGCTGCAGGCTGGAAACGCCAGTCAGCGACCTACGACCACCCTGTCGCAATCGGCGGCCACACACTCGCACCCGCACAGCTCAGACAATTCTCTGCGGCGGGATCAGTACAGAACGTACTGTACTGGCACATCTTCAATGGCAACGCCATCATCTATAACCGTGACGGCTCGCCGAGCGACCTTTCAATGCTGACGGATCTCGCGCGGCACGGGCTGAATCTCAAGGGAGAGCAGTACTTCATTCGTGTCTCCTCATCCACATCCTTCGAAGAGTTATTCAAGGATGAAGGGTTCGTGCAGGTCATGGAGCTGATTGCTGAGCTTGGGCCTGGGATGAGCCGATCCCTCCGGCAATTCTAG
- a CDS encoding NAD-dependent epimerase/dehydratase family protein: MSVIETQGASFASPAAEAGLIPPGIGNVLVTGVAGFIGARTAALLLEAGVKVVGIDNLSTAYDPGLKQRRVGELLKHPNFIFHLLDVTDARAVADLCTENHFDAIIHLAARAGVRYSMENPHIYMAVNAQGTLNVLEAMRMSGIRKLVFASTSSLYAGQPRPFQETLPVNNPISIYAASKKAAEVMCYTFYHQFKLDVSIVRYFTVYGPAGRPDMSPFRFIRWIHDGNPIEIYGDGNQSRDFTYIDDIARGTIAAMRNLGCEVINLGGGGEPRSLREMIGIIEKLVERKAKITHREAHAADMTETQADITKARTLLDWSPRTSLETGIAASVEWYKRNHSWASRIKLG, from the coding sequence ATGAGTGTGATTGAGACCCAAGGCGCAAGTTTCGCATCACCTGCCGCCGAGGCTGGCCTCATTCCCCCTGGAATTGGCAATGTACTTGTCACCGGCGTGGCTGGTTTCATCGGGGCGCGCACCGCAGCCCTTCTCCTGGAAGCGGGCGTGAAGGTCGTTGGTATCGACAATCTGAGCACAGCCTACGATCCAGGGCTCAAGCAACGTCGGGTTGGAGAACTCCTCAAGCATCCCAATTTCATCTTCCACCTGCTCGACGTCACCGATGCTCGGGCCGTAGCCGATCTGTGCACCGAAAATCACTTTGATGCGATCATACACCTCGCAGCTCGGGCAGGCGTGCGCTACAGCATGGAGAATCCCCACATTTACATGGCAGTAAATGCGCAGGGCACGCTCAATGTGCTCGAGGCTATGCGAATGTCCGGCATTCGAAAGTTGGTCTTCGCCTCCACGTCATCCTTGTATGCGGGTCAGCCGCGGCCGTTTCAGGAAACTCTTCCCGTCAACAACCCCATCTCCATTTACGCAGCGTCAAAGAAGGCTGCGGAGGTGATGTGCTATACCTTTTACCACCAGTTCAAACTGGATGTCTCCATCGTGCGGTACTTCACCGTTTACGGACCGGCGGGCCGTCCAGACATGAGTCCTTTCCGCTTCATCCGGTGGATTCACGATGGCAATCCGATCGAGATCTACGGCGACGGCAACCAGAGCCGTGACTTCACCTACATCGATGACATTGCGAGGGGAACCATCGCCGCCATGCGCAACCTGGGTTGCGAAGTAATCAATCTCGGCGGAGGCGGCGAACCCCGTAGTTTGAGAGAGATGATCGGCATCATCGAAAAATTGGTCGAACGAAAAGCGAAGATCACCCACCGCGAAGCCCATGCTGCCGACATGACCGAAACGCAGGCGGATATCACCAAGGCCCGTACCCTGCTTGACTGGTCGCCCCGGACTTCGCTTGAGACCGGAATCGCCGCCTCGGTGGAATGGTACAAGCGCAATCACTCCTGGGCGAGCCGAATCAAACTTGGATAG
- a CDS encoding polysaccharide biosynthesis tyrosine autokinase produces the protein MSHAHTHRDGDLTGSEPPQGYDSGEEGFSLRNYWMMLLERKWYAITVFLLAVLASIIVTVMATPIYSSFSLVQVLKRSSQVLQVIDVVESTIANDTDFNTQTKLIESVALAQAVAERLTPEEIVLLTEPYQTGGTETTSPVSVIMKNRSVRPQRLTLMVAIEVRHPSPRIAARVANLYAEEYIAYNSRLRVEESLKIVDELKDRADQQRKRVEDLANALHAFRQRENLISLVQTKDIVTERLKALNLMATHADSRLKDAEIRWKQVQEASSAGGDLTTLSFIAMIPAVSSAVQQTTAQRLLVAQLSERYKEKHPRMVEAKNTLGQAENELTNALRIASANIKTEYENAFRANEEARKALSTQEALSLDMDKQSVQHDNLVRELRINEQLLESMLSRMRETSITSTIETHGARVVDRAFEPIKPVSPKPVINIAVGVVGGLVLGVGAAFLVSMFDDKIKSVFDVESLMGLPLLSVVGRIKNMDLPDKAQIVSNGAHPEISEAFLTLYTSIRMTEVGRNAKIFMVTSTMPGEGKSFVTANLAQVFASQGCRTILVDCDLRKPSVHAIFNLPAGSGLIQYCNSMADVARAKGSSRAGESIIREIHPNLDIMITGGRAKNPIRLLNSSEFDQFVQDLSKEYDAIFLDTPPLGVVSDALNVASLADGIIYVVEHGKVPRKFASQTSRRLTSTNVHVLGAVLNGVDSASARYAYGDYTDSTFKEYTRPQGATS, from the coding sequence ATGAGTCACGCACACACGCATCGCGACGGAGATCTCACCGGCAGCGAGCCCCCACAAGGGTATGATTCCGGTGAGGAGGGATTCTCACTGCGGAACTACTGGATGATGCTGCTCGAGCGCAAGTGGTACGCCATCACAGTCTTTTTGCTCGCCGTCCTCGCCAGCATCATCGTCACGGTGATGGCGACCCCGATCTATTCGAGCTTCTCGCTAGTGCAGGTCCTGAAGAGATCATCCCAAGTCCTCCAAGTAATCGACGTTGTCGAAAGCACGATCGCAAATGACACGGATTTCAATACACAGACAAAACTGATTGAAAGTGTGGCGCTCGCCCAAGCGGTGGCTGAACGCCTGACCCCGGAGGAAATCGTGCTCCTTACCGAGCCGTACCAGACGGGCGGGACGGAGACCACGTCCCCAGTCAGCGTGATCATGAAAAATCGCTCAGTCCGTCCGCAACGCCTGACGTTGATGGTCGCGATCGAGGTGCGCCATCCGAGTCCGAGGATCGCGGCCCGAGTGGCCAACCTCTATGCAGAGGAGTACATCGCCTACAACTCCCGCCTTCGAGTTGAGGAATCGTTGAAGATCGTCGATGAACTCAAGGACCGGGCCGATCAACAGCGCAAACGGGTGGAAGATCTCGCAAATGCGCTGCATGCCTTTCGTCAGCGCGAGAATCTCATCTCGCTCGTCCAGACCAAGGACATCGTCACAGAGCGCTTGAAAGCGCTGAATCTCATGGCAACACATGCCGACAGTCGGCTCAAAGATGCCGAGATTCGTTGGAAACAGGTGCAGGAGGCGAGCAGCGCCGGTGGCGATCTGACTACGCTCTCTTTCATAGCCATGATTCCCGCAGTCAGCTCGGCCGTCCAACAGACCACCGCGCAGCGCCTGCTCGTGGCTCAACTTAGCGAACGCTACAAGGAGAAACATCCCCGCATGGTGGAGGCCAAGAACACCCTCGGCCAGGCGGAGAACGAACTCACCAACGCTTTGCGAATCGCCTCAGCGAACATAAAGACAGAGTACGAGAATGCTTTCCGTGCGAACGAGGAGGCGCGCAAGGCCCTGAGCACCCAGGAAGCCCTTTCGTTGGACATGGACAAGCAATCGGTTCAGCACGACAACCTCGTTCGGGAGCTTCGCATAAACGAACAGCTGCTTGAATCCATGCTTTCGCGGATGCGCGAAACTTCCATTACCAGCACGATCGAAACCCATGGCGCACGGGTGGTCGATCGCGCATTCGAGCCAATCAAGCCGGTCTCACCAAAACCAGTCATCAACATAGCAGTTGGAGTAGTTGGCGGCCTAGTTCTTGGGGTCGGCGCCGCATTCCTTGTCTCGATGTTTGATGACAAGATAAAGAGCGTCTTCGATGTCGAATCCCTGATGGGGCTTCCCCTGCTCTCTGTAGTAGGTCGGATCAAGAACATGGATCTTCCCGACAAGGCCCAGATTGTGTCGAATGGTGCGCACCCCGAAATCTCGGAAGCTTTCCTCACGCTCTACACCTCGATTAGGATGACCGAGGTCGGGAGGAACGCGAAAATCTTCATGGTTACAAGTACCATGCCCGGCGAGGGAAAGTCGTTCGTGACGGCCAATCTCGCTCAAGTCTTCGCCAGTCAGGGATGCAGAACCATTCTTGTGGACTGCGACCTGAGGAAGCCGTCCGTACATGCAATCTTTAATCTCCCAGCCGGGAGCGGGCTGATCCAATACTGCAACTCGATGGCGGACGTTGCGAGGGCGAAGGGCTCAAGCAGGGCGGGCGAATCGATCATTCGCGAAATCCACCCGAATCTCGACATCATGATCACGGGCGGCCGGGCGAAGAACCCGATACGGTTGTTGAACAGCTCGGAGTTCGATCAGTTTGTGCAAGATCTTTCCAAGGAGTATGATGCCATTTTCTTGGATACGCCTCCTCTCGGCGTGGTAAGCGACGCGTTAAACGTCGCGAGTCTCGCCGACGGCATAATCTACGTGGTGGAACACGGTAAGGTTCCAAGGAAGTTCGCTTCACAAACAAGCCGCCGCCTCACGTCGACCAATGTCCATGTCTTGGGTGCTGTTCTGAATGGCGTCGACTCAGCTAGCGCACGCTACGCCTACGGCGATTACACGGATTCAACGTTCAAGGAATACACCCGTCCGCAGGGAGCCACATCATGA
- a CDS encoding polysaccharide biosynthesis/export family protein, whose translation MRPVLPYYLFRLALCLAGAGLVPPLAADSGARAPAKAYELQPLDLLKIQVFQEPDLDREVRISKTNSITLPLIGVVDLKGRNVSDAEKIVTELYKRDFLVNPQVNVTIIEYAPRTVNVLGAVNAPGQVLIPPETTMTLIDAISRSGGFARIASRGRVVVTRTFSDGRTENYTVNAEDLMVGGSTEQWLMMPGDVVFVPERIL comes from the coding sequence ATGCGACCCGTGCTCCCCTACTATCTATTTCGTCTTGCGCTGTGCCTGGCTGGTGCAGGCCTGGTTCCGCCGCTGGCAGCCGATTCAGGCGCCCGTGCGCCGGCGAAAGCCTATGAACTGCAACCGCTGGACCTTCTGAAGATTCAAGTCTTCCAGGAGCCCGATCTGGACAGGGAAGTGAGGATTTCAAAAACCAACTCGATCACCCTTCCCTTGATTGGAGTCGTTGATTTAAAGGGGCGGAACGTAAGTGACGCAGAGAAAATCGTCACCGAACTCTACAAACGCGACTTCCTCGTCAACCCCCAGGTGAACGTGACCATCATCGAGTATGCCCCTCGGACGGTGAACGTGCTTGGTGCGGTAAACGCCCCGGGCCAGGTGTTGATTCCCCCGGAAACAACAATGACCTTGATCGACGCGATAAGCCGGTCTGGCGGATTCGCCCGAATCGCAAGCCGCGGACGGGTCGTCGTCACCCGCACCTTTTCGGATGGTAGGACCGAAAACTACACCGTCAATGCGGAGGATTTGATGGTCGGCGGGAGCACGGAGCAATGGCTCATGATGCCCGGCGACGTCGTCTTTGTACCCGAACGCATCCTCTAA